One Helianthus annuus cultivar XRQ/B chromosome 12, HanXRQr2.0-SUNRISE, whole genome shotgun sequence genomic region harbors:
- the LOC110893191 gene encoding uncharacterized protein LOC110893191, with protein sequence MAFVKASTCPIVRNNQTGSSFWKKTTDRFNTIMEHGPARDIESVSGKWRKMIKVVNAFNQIYNQIYLSPPSGSNDEDILNLAIAKWDSQNSTPFPHFRAWNVVRKEQKWKPVPNEVATAKRTKTSESGSYSAGGSTARCQIDINDDPKDDEDALPVHESERPTGRDKAKKEAAGKRKGAGSSGGGGSSGGGGEKASSKIDDLINEFRSFKEFAAEKYTHKKTVSADYARAEDFRIMRLDIDSVPEDEREVYRRMKEEDY encoded by the exons ATGGCGTTTGTTAAGGCCTCTACTTGCCCGATAGTCA gaAACAACCAAACGGGTAGTAGTTTTTGGAAGAAGACAACGGATAGATTTAACACGATTATGGAGCATGGTCCGGCTCGTGATATCGAATCCGTCTCGGGCAAGTGGCGTAAAATGATCAAGGTCGTCAACGCCTTTAACCAGATTTATAACCAAATTTACCTTTCTCCTCCTAGCGGGAGTAACGACGAGGACATTCTTAACCTTGCTATCGCCAAGTGGGACTCTCAAAATTCAACGCCTTTCCCGCACTTCCGAGCATGGAACGTTGTAAGGAAAGAACAAAAATGGAAGCCGGTTCCAAATGAGGTCGCAACGGCCAAACGGACTAAAACTTCCGAGTCCGGAAGTTATAGTGCGGGAGGCTCCACCGCTCGTTGTCAAATCGACATAAACGACGACCCGAAAGATGACGAGGATGCGTTGCCCGTTCACGAGTCGGAACGTCCCACCGGGAGGGACAAAGCAAAAAAAGAAGCGGCCGGAAAGCGAAAAGGGGCCGGCTCGAGTGGAGGTGGCGGCTCGAGTGGAGGTGGGGGCGAGAAGGCATCGTCGAAAATAGACGACTTGATAAACGAATTCCGTTCGTTCAAAGAGTTCGCGGCCGAAAAATATACTCACAAGAAAACCGTGTCGGCCGACTATGCTCGAGCGGAAGATTTTAGGATTATGAGGTTGGATATCGACTCGGTTCCGGAGGATGAACGCGAGGTTTATCGGAGGATGAAAGAAGAG gattattaa
- the LOC110895461 gene encoding LRR receptor-like serine/threonine-protein kinase HSL2 — translation MANYIFYLHLLSLLSFTLAGDSSTTRDAAVLLRVKTTQLSDPDSMLNDWLESTSSCNWTGIKCNHQTLDIISIDFSDFGNLAGPFPADFCRIPTLRNLSIANNLFNGTISSTSFSLCSHLAFLNISNNFFEGKLPEFMPRFGNLTVLDASYNGFTGEIPPSIGGSSSLQYVDFTSNYISGKLADSLTNLTELKVFLAPFNPLAGPLPETIGLLKNLEIFRISSTNLSGKIPDSIGDLASIQSIDLSDNALTGVIPVSIGRLKGLKYLWLYNNILSGEIPDVFGNLTSLTHFDVSQNNLTGKLPVSVAGLHLVSLNVNDNRLEGEIPAVLSSNDKLVQLKLFNNSFSGTLPENLGKNSNLEEFDVSSNQFSGKLPENLCYKKALQKFICFNNRFSGEIPASCGECKSISYVRISNNEFSGEIPASFWSSSELQFVDMSGNKFHGSIPGSISKSLTKLAISGNNFSGELPAAICKLPEMVEMDLSDNQFSGALPTCLTNLKKLEKLNLQSNKFFGEIPKAMSGWDELSSLNLSNNQLTGEIPNQIGDLPVLNYLDLAGNLLSGKIPATLSKLKLNMLNLSNNNLEGKIPTGLDSEVFVSSLTGNPKLCSQDLKPFRKCSKSKSISYYLVGFLSILAFFLIASLLWVVVKTKLFRRSKSLWKITSFQRLGFKEQDVMVSLMESNVIGMGGSGKVYRVTLKTGQTVAVKKLYGVHRGPENEAEFLSEMETLGRIRHKNIVKLLFGSVGADFRALVYEYVENGSLGDLLHKDPKGGFLLDWSKRYEIALGAAQGLAYLHHDCVPSIVHRDVKSNNILLDEEFRPCVADFGLAKTLQLEVKESDEPMSRVAGSYGYIAPEYAYTMKVTEKSDVYSFGVVLMELVTGKRPNDASFEEHKDLVKWVTEAALSSSENQGDGGWVDLDQLIDPKLNPSGQDYEEIENVLNVALQCTSAFPINRPSMRRVVELLKDQSRTPTK, via the exons ATGGCTAATTACATATTCTACCTTCACCTTCTATCCCTCCTCTCCTTCACACTCGCCGGCGATTCCTCCACCACCCGAGACGCCGCGGTCCTCCTCCGCGTCAAAACCACCCAACTGTCCGACCCAGATTCCATGCTCAACGACTGGCTTGAATCTACCTCCTCTTGCAACTGGACCGGCATCAAATGTAACCACCAAACCCTTGACATTATTTCAATAGACTTCAGCGATTTCGGCAATCTAGCCGGCCCTTTTCCAGCCGATTTCTGCCGGATTCCAACTCTCCGCAACCTTAGCATAGCTAATAACTTATTCAACGGTACCATCTCTTCAACATCCTTTAGTTTATGCTCTCACCTCGCGTTTTTAAACATTTCTAATAACTTTTTCGAGGGAAAGTTACCCGAATTCATGCCTAGATTCGGTAACTTAACCGTTCTAGACGCGTCTTACAATGGTTTCACTGGCGAGATTCCTCCAAGTATAGGCGGATCATCTTCGCTTCAATACGTCGATTTTACTTCAAACTATATCTCTGGTAAACTCGCGGACTCGCTAACGAATCTAACGGAGCTAAAAGTGTTTTTAGCTCCTTTTAATCCGTTAGCGGGTCCGTTGCCAGAAACAATCGGGCTTCTTAAGAATCTAGAGATTTTCAGAATCTCAAGCACTAATTTATCCGGGAAAATACCGGATTCTATTGGTGATCTTGCATCTATCCAAAGTATTGATCTCTCAGATAACGCGCTCACCGGGGTGATCCCGGTGAGTATCGGACGTTTGAAAGGTTTAAAATATCTCTGGCTGTATAACAATATCTTATCCGGTGAAATACCGGATGTTTTCGGTAACTTAACGTCGTTAACTCATTTTGACGTCTCACAAAACAACTTAACCGGTAAATTACCGGTTAGTGTTGCCGGTTTGCATCTTGTGTCACTGAACGTAAATGACAACCGCCTTGAAGGTGAAATCCCAGCGGTTCTTTCTTCAAACGACAAGCTCGTCCAGTTGAAGCTTTTTAACAACTCGTTTTCGGGTACGTTGCCGGAGAATTTGGGGAAAAATTCCAACTTAGAGGAGTTTGATGTTTCTAGTAATCAATTTTCCGGTAAGTTACCGGAAAATCTTTGTTATAAGAAGGCGCTTCAGAAGTTTATCTGTTTTAATAACAGATTTTCCGGTGAAATTCCGGCGTCTTGTGGGGAGTGTAAGTCTATTTCTTATGTGCGTATATCTAATAATGAGTTTTCCGGCGAGATTCCGGCGAGTTTTTGGAGCTCGTCGGAGCTGCAGTTTGTAGATATGAGTGGTAATAAGTTTCATGGGTCGATTCCTGGTTCGATTTCTAAATCGCTAACGAAGTTAGCGATTTCCGGTAATAATTTCTCCGGTGAGTTACCGGCGGCGATATGCAAGTTACCGGAGATGGTAGAAATGGATTTGAGTGATAATCAGTTTTCAGGTGCACTGCCAACTTGTTTGACCAATTTGAAGAAGTTAGAGAAGCTTAATCTTCAATCTAATAAGTTTTTTGGTGAGATTCCGAAAGCTATGAGCGGTTGGGATGAGCTTTCGAGTTTGAATCTCTCGAATAATCAGTTAACCGGAGAAATTCCCAATCAGATCGGGGATTTACCGGTTCTGAATTATTTGGATCTTGCCGGAAATTTACTTTCCGGCAAGATCCCAGCTACGTTGAGTAAACTGAAACTCAACATGCTGAATCTTTCCAATAACAATCTGGAAGGAAAAATACCAACCGGGTTGGATAGTGAGGTTTTTGTCTCGAGCTTAACGGGTAACCCGAAGCTATGTAGTCAGGATCTTAAACCGTTTAGGAAATGCAGTAAATCGAAATCAATAAGCTATTATTTGGTTGGATTTTTGTCGATCTTGGCTTTCTTTCTTATCGCATCCCTTTTGTGGGTTGTGGTCAAGACTAAACTATTCCGGCGAAGTAAAAGTTTATGGAAGATCACGTCGTTCCAGCGGCTCGGGTTTAAAGAACAAGATGTGATGGTGTCACTAATGGAGAGCAACGTCATTGGAATGGGTGGGTCGGGTAAGGTATACAGAGTGACACTCAAAACAGGACAGACAGTCGCGGTTAAAAAGCTCTACGGAGTTCACCGGGGTCCGGAAAACGAGGCGGAGTTTTTGTCGGAGATGGAGACGTTGGGTCGAATCCGGCATAAAAACATTGTGAAGCTTTTGTTTGGTAGTGTTGGGGCGGACTTCCGGGCGTTGGTTTATGAGTATGTGGAGAATGGAAGTTTAGGGGATTTGTTGCATAAAGATCCGAAAGGTGGGTTTTTGTTAGATTGGAGCAAGCGGTATGAAATTGCGCTTGGAGCTGCCCAAGGGTTAGCGTATTTGCACCATGACTGTGTACCAAGCATCGTCCATCGGGATGTTAAGTCCAATAACATCCTGTTGGACGAAGAGTTTAGACCGTGTGTTGCTGATTTCGGTCTAGCCAAGACCTTGCAGCTAGAAGTGAAGGAAAGTGATGAACCCATGTCGCGCGTTGCTGGTTCCTACGGCTACATTGCACCAG AGTATGCATACACAATGAAAGTTACTGAAAAGAGCGATGTTTATAGTTTTGGGGTGGTATTGATGGAACTAGTGACGGGTAAGAGACCTAATGATGCATCTTTTGAGGAACACAAGGATCTAGTGAAGTGGGTAACCGAGGCTGCTCTATCGTCGTCTGAAAATCAAGGTGACGGTGGGTGGGTAGACTTGGACCAACTTATTGATCCTAAACTAAACCCCTCAGGCCAAGATTACGAAGAAATCGAGAACGTGTTGAATGTAGCTCTTCAGTGCACTTCCGCATTCCCCATTAACCGACCGTCCATGCGACGGGTTGTGGAGTTGCTCAAGGACCAGTCCCGGACACCAACAAAATAA